A genomic region of Dunckerocampus dactyliophorus isolate RoL2022-P2 chromosome 8, RoL_Ddac_1.1, whole genome shotgun sequence contains the following coding sequences:
- the nudt3b gene encoding diphosphoinositol polyphosphate phosphohydrolase 1 gives MMKLKSNQTRTYDGDGYKKRAACLCFRSESEEEVLLVSSSRHPDKWIVPGGGMEPEEEPNVAAAREVCEEAGVKGTLGRLVGVFENQERKHRTYVYVLIVTEVLEDWEDSVNIGRKREWFKIDDAIQLLQCHKPVQATYFEALQESCLTSNGTPLVTTIGGDLSPTYSINQSSVSDIR, from the exons ATGATGAAGCTTAAGTCCAACCAGACCCGGACGTACGACGGGGATGGCTACAAGAAGCGAGCTGCCTGCCTGTGTTTCAGGAGCGAATCAGAGGAGGAG GTGCTGCTGGTGAGCAGCAGCAGACACCCTGATAAGTGGATCGTTCCCGGAGGGGGCATGGAACCCGAGGAGGAGCCCAACGTTGCTGCTGCTCGGGAAGTGTGTGAAGAG GCAGGGGTGAAGGGGACTTTGGGTCGCTTAGTGGGCGTGTTTGAG AACCAGGAGAGGAAACACAGGACATATGTGTATGTTCTGATCGTGACTGAGGTTCTGGAGGACTGGGAGGACTCAGTCAACATTG GGAGAAAAAGGGAATGGTTTAAAATAGACGATGCCATACAATTGTTGCAGTGTCACAAGCCCGTGCAGGCCACCTACTTCGAGGCTCTCCAGGAGAGCTGCCTGACCAGCAATGGAACACCTTTGGTGACCACGATAGGCGGGGACCTCTCCCCTACCTACAGCATCAACCAGAGCTCTGTTTCGGATATCAGATAA